The Longimicrobium sp. genome contains a region encoding:
- the nuoK gene encoding NADH-quinone oxidoreductase subunit NuoK produces the protein MPLSYSLGLSAILFAIGVGGVIVRRNAIVLFMCVELMLNAVNLAFVALSPYAGVQGQVFVFFVIAVAAAEAAVGLAIMIAVFRHRESVDMKNFSLLRW, from the coding sequence ATTCCGCTGAGCTACTCGCTGGGGCTGTCCGCCATCCTCTTCGCCATCGGCGTGGGCGGCGTGATCGTGCGCCGCAACGCGATCGTGCTGTTCATGTGCGTGGAGCTGATGCTGAACGCCGTGAACCTGGCCTTCGTGGCGCTCTCGCCCTACGCCGGGGTGCAGGGCCAGGTGTTCGTCTTTTTCGTGATCGCCGTCGCCGCCGCCGAGGCCGCGGTGGGGCTCGCCATCATGATCGCCGTCTTCCGGCACCGTGAGTCGGTGGACATGAAGAACTTCAGCCTGCTCAGGTGGTAG